In Lolium perenne isolate Kyuss_39 chromosome 5, Kyuss_2.0, whole genome shotgun sequence, the sequence AAAGAAGTTTCCAATGGTATAATTCTTTTATGACACACGACCCATggtcaaactgatggtcaaagttCAATCACGGAAAACAAGGGTGCCATGTAAATGGGGACGGAGGGTGTAGCATGTATCTGTGATTATGTGCAGCAtgtaatgtttcttttcttcttctGCTCCATGTATGTAACCATTGTTGGGCACCCTTGCAGAAATTCAGAGAATATTTGGCCTCGAAGGATTTCATTGGGATCCACAGTCCAAAGTTGATTTCAGGATCAAGTGAAGGTGGTGCAGCTGTATTCAAGCTTCAGTACAATGGCCAGCCTGCTTGTTTAGCACAATCTCCGCAGTTGTACAAGCAGATGGCTATCTGTGGTGGCTTCGGCCGTGTCTTTGAGGTTGGTCCTGTCTTTAGAGCTGAAAACTCTAACACTCACAGGCATCTATGTGAGTTTATGGGGTTGGATGCCGAGATGGAGATTAAAGAGCACTACTTTGAGGTTAGAAAGATTTTGGTGGAAAAATATCTGTAATTTATTCATGGAAGTTATGGTGACCAAGGACTTACTTTTGCACACAGGTTTGTGACATCATAGATGGCTTGTTTGTAGCAATATTCAAACACTTGAATGAAAATTGCAAGAGGGAACTTGAGACAATAAATAGGCAGTATCCATTTGAGCCGCTGAAGGTAAAACCTTAGTCTATATTGTTTTATGTTGTCATCTGTATGCTTTTCCAAAGCAACTGTTTCAGTTTCTGCTAATCTGTACAGTACCTAGAGAAAACATTGAAGCTAACATACGCGGAAGGGATTCAAATGCTGAAGGTATTAACTTATACTCTTGTGGTTATTTGATCATCGCAGTGATGTTCATTCATATGCTATATGTTTCTTTGGTATTATTATCACTGTGTGGATGTTGGTAGAACTTCTATATCCCCAGTATTTGGTTGCTTGATGGTTTGATTGAACCGTCCAATTTGACAATCTGTGGAACAAGAATTGTACTGTTGATTGCTGCTTGGAGGATTTTATGGTCTTCAGATTACGAAGAACCCTAAGAATTTATATTGCGAAGTTTTGCTTGTTTTCTACCAGTTTTAAGGTGTTCATCAACAAGTTTTTTTAGTAAATATTACTTACAGCTTGACAATTATTATAATGTTTCGTTTGCTGGATTTTGTACCCAATGAATTTTTTGGTGGTTATTGGAAAATTATTGTTTCATTCAGAATCTGAACTCTCCGGAGTAAATCCATTGCGTTGACGGTCAATTTTTGACACTGCAatgtcttgaggaataatttttaTTCCAGTAGTTTGTTAAATCATGTCTAGGTTTATGCTTTCAGAAAATGAATGGTTTATTGTACTCTCGAGATTAACATATAACCTGTTGGTCGAGAACTAACTATTTGAGTTTAGAGACATCGTTGTTACTAGTTTTTATTGTTCAGCATCAAAACAAGACTTATCGGTGGTTAGCAGCTGAATCTGATACTATGAGAGTATTGTTTTTCGAAACTCAAGATCCAAATTTGTTATTGACAGTCACTTTGGAAGTGGAAAAAGTGTACCCTGATAATGATTATTTGAACAAGTCTGTCACATAAACCTATTGCGTGCGAGTAAACCAGTTTCTGTTTAATTAGTTTCAGTGTGTAGCTACCTAAACCTTGTTTTGTTTCTTTGTTACATTGGAATAAAACTAGTATGAAAAATTTAAGGTATCTGAAAAACTAAGTTATGAGTTTCTGGGGTAAAAGTTAAACATATGACTTGTTTGTTTACCAGGAAGCTGGAACTGAAATTGATCCTATGGGTGACCTCAACACAGAATCTGAGAAAAAACTTGGCCGCCTTGTTAAGGAGAAGTATGTGGATTCTACTTCACTTGCATAATTATATCCCTTTTCAAATTTCAGAAACTTATCTTTTCTATTATTTCTAGGTATGGCACAGAATTTTTCATTCTCTATCGGTATCCTTTGGCTGTGCGCCCTTTCTACACCATGCCTTGCTATGATGACCCTGCTTACAGCAACTCGTTCGATGTCTTCATTCGAGGTGTGTATTAAGTTATTCCAGTCATTAAAACACTGGCCTTGGCTTGTGATTCCACTTGCACGGGCACAGCTTTCATGTTATTTTTATACATTTAAAGACCTATCTTTCTTTGATTTCTAGTTGTCGTAAAATCACAAGATGTGTTTTGTTCTATATACCCCCTCTGATCCATATTAGTTCTGGCTGATTTAGCTCGACAAGTCTAcaactaatatggatcggagggagtagatgTTTTCATTCTATTTTTAATTTTATTACTGACCATGAAGGTGCATTTTCTTCCTAATCAGTGTTACTGTTTTCTGTCTCTAGCGAAGTTCACTGAGATGAAAACAACCATTGAAAGCGTAACCATTTTTCTTTGAAATGTTAGAAAAAAGATGCCATTGCTTCAGAAGTATAGTGATGCCACCTCTTTTTTAGTAAACTAAATCATGTGATCATGTTAAATTATTGTACTGTCAGTGTTGAACAAATAAAACTACAAATGCTCAAAATAAAATCAGTTTACTATCAATTTCAAGTAGAAAATACATAATAATTAAATGTCATAAAAACTGAGTTCGAAATTAAGTTTCCTTTTTGCACTGTTCACTGTTCAGTTTCTTGCAGCGTCATTTTTCAATTGAGTTTACTCTTTACCCCTTTGTTCCTCCACAAGTGCATTCTGGGACCTTGCAAAACATCCAAGACACATCTGGCAAACACCATATTACCACACTCATTAGGTCATTTGCTCTTGTTTGGAGGACGCCTGGTTGCTTGCCAGTATAGTCCACATAAATGACATTGGAAATAGCCAATGAGAATACATATTGAAAAGAAAACGGTTCAGCTAAATTTGTTAAATGGAAGGGGCTATCATGTATACATGCAGCAGAACTATCTGACTGCTTCCTGTATGGTATAGAATATGTATCACTGTTTTCTTGTACATATAGTTTGAGGTTTGGAGCTCTAGGAGATGGCCAGATGGCATGGCATGGAAGGGATTAGGATCTTGAGAGAATATATAGACATCTGGGATGAGAGAACTTTTTTTTGGGAGAGAAAACACTAACCATCACTCTTTGCTTGAGTAAAACATGTTCACCTCctctatgtatgtgttgaaactaGGTTAGCATGAGTTATAGAGTCTCCACTGAATCCTGATCAGTTCGTAATCCAGGACGTAGACCGAAGGCTATCGCTAACAGCGTCCTAGACTCTTATGGTTCTGTGGCTTGTTTCCTATGTCCATCATTATTTCAGTACTGAAGAATGAAGATACATACTGGTGTACTAAAGAAAATTTTATTCATATGCATCATACTAATAAGTACCTTAAGATGCTTATTCTTTTGGATCTTGCATATTATACTGTCTGGTACAGTCGAGGATATTGGCAGAAATGTGTGATTATTTTAGATCTGGTATTGAACCATTTTTTTCTGATATGACAGGCGAGGAAATTATTTCTGGAGCCCAAAGAGTGCACACGCCTGAGTTGCTGAGGAAACGTGCAATTGAGTGTGGAATTGATGCGAATACTATATCATCGTACATTGAATCTTTCAGGTTTGTTCTGCACCCATCGTATGACTGCAATCTTAGTGTTGCAGtatctagtactccctccgtcgccTTGGATGTGCCCATGTTTTGCGTGTCCAAACTTTGACCACTAATTTAACCATTTAAACATTTGTCGATTGTTGTAAAAATTGTACCATTAGAAACTTCATCCAAATACAAATTCAATTGACACGCataacatataatttatatttggtTGACCAAATCAATGGTCAAACTTAAATCTTGGAAACGTGTGCGCCAACTAAATagggacagagggagtataaCATTTATTGTAATGACCTATTTGAGTGCTAATACATACTTTTTCTTCACCTTGGTACTCAAATCTACCTATGCTGGAAATTACAGTTATGGTGCCCCTCCTCATGGTGGTTTTGGAGTCGGGTTGGAGAGAGTGGTGATGCTTTTCTGCGCCCTCAACAACATCAGGAAGACATCGCTCTTCCCTCGCGACCCGCAGAGACTCACGCCATAAGTTTCTTTTCCGGGACAGACAGCTTGCGCCCAATGCTTTCACCATGTTTGCCAACCTGCTAGTCAAGTACCAAATCAACCTACGCTGGCGTTGACATAATGACACTACCAAATGAGTAGGACATTCGATGTGTTTTGGAGCTTGTGGCTGTTTTGGAGCTTGTGGCATATTCACGAAGTTTCTATGTTACAAACTGTGGATACAACTTATTCTTATTGTCAGTTTGCACAAGGTTATCGCATTTTTTGTGATGTTTGTTTTTTCTGTTTGCTTTTTATGTGCTGTTTGGTCGAGCTGGACTGTAGATCTGGAGCAAAGTTATTTTGGTTTTGTTACGATGAAAATCATGGAATGATTAATCGACATCTGTTTGTTGTTTTCTCGTGGCCAAAAGATATACGGTTCGAGTCCTGAACTTGACAATGTGCATTCCTTCCTAAGTTTCCATATGTCACCGTGGAGGCTGACAACATGATGTTGACTCCTACGACTAAGAGGATGGGTAGGGGTATGAAGATTTATATTTGTTCAAGTTTTATTTTCCAAAAGTCCTtgaagtcaagttttatttctcaGAAGTCACTCATAGTTTTTGCTAAGTTGAAAGAAAGTTTAACAAAAATGGATTTATGCTTGGTTCACAAATGTCGCTCAGACGTAGAAAAGATGGATATGCGTGGATAGCTTCATGGACAAAACCTCAAATAGGTCCGGGTGTTGGGTCTTGCCCTCTATCCATTCTCGAAAGAGGCTTTCATCATGCTTTATAAGTAAtgctgtaagggtacattgctcctacgtgtggttttggtaattaatgacaacccctatggactaatgtttttatTGAATTTATATGAAGgagtattccataggtactacttgtattccatgtgttggattcaagtatggatgccatgaagataaagatacaccttgtgtattggcatcaagatcatcgatcaagatagtataatagagcatgagaagatacacggttgaccaatacaaagagtgaagaatagattcaagattgatcaacacatgaagcatgaagaatgtgccacgagaagtcatgtggtatggtaagccgtgtcaatcatgctttatgaactaacccctcATATATGTTTCCTtgcgttgtctatgtgggttaggtatctttccatgggcatgcataaaagtgagatctcatatagcccatgataggatgacgtcaagtggtgatcgtcatcaaggttgagttggacaagttcaagttgagcatctcgagaggatcatatgcttgaagcttgccgtccatttgatgataatggacatgtgaagatgtacaataatggagctttcccatcatagtgtatgggggagcgtttgtgagtcttcacgaagtaacgatgatcaagtaaggcattccggcttgagtggagcttgaagagctatcatcaagatcaagcgggatgcgcaaggcaaaggtatggccttgctaggttttccttttaccggtctcaaggtggttgttgggagaccggattatatgatagatagccgcactatcaagaggggctttcggttgggtaacttgatcacatcgtcttagggagctcaaccctttgcatgctttgcattccataaatcttgttgtttcttggtgtttctctgtgtgaggttcttgagcttgttgctagctttacaacaagcccaagttcatcgaaaacggaatccatatgcatcttctattgcgttttcgagcttggaggttttaccggtgttTCTTTTATAGATAAGTCAAAGCATTCATCTTATGGTTTTTACTCCGTGGGTGgacaatgatgtttctatgcataaagttgtagggcttgttgtcctgattccaacaagcccaagatcatcggaaTCAGAGTCCGGACGCAAAAGTTATCATGGTTTTTGTAAAACATGTTTTCATGATTGGCCCGGTGCCTcacccggcgtgaccggccgtcccaccggatggcccggtttcaaccggcccctggactggtgccaaccgggacATGTACTGTAAGTCCCAGATCCGCCCCGGTCAGGGCCCGGCCTCAGGTCTGGTTTGGACTAGGCGGCCCGGTctatggcccggtcggaccggctctcACGCCAGGCGTCCCGGTGCCTGGCCCGATCGACCAGCCCTCACGCCAGgtggcccggtctgtggcccggtcgaccAGCTCCCACGCCAGGcgtcccggtccctggcccggttgacgagGCTGCTGACCAGGCTGCACGAAAAACTTCATGATctgccccaaacggtcatatttcgtttggctataaaaggggcttcttccccaacagttttctagggttcttgagcacgtttttgaccaccattgttgaacctcttgagcttgcttcctcttccttccttcccatgattcttgatcattcttgagggatctaagagaggagatctagatctacaacctccaccaatccatttctcctccaagtgaggggaactcttgggatctagatcttggagtcatttgttgatttcctccattgttcttcctctctaatctcatcctagcatttgttgcttgggtgggatttgagtgtgaaggatttgaacactgatacgtctccaacgtatcgataatttcttatgttccatgctacttttatgatgatactcacatgttttatacatactttatgtcatatttatgcattttccggcactaacctattaacgatatggcgaagagccgattctttgttctgtttttggtttcagaaatcctagtaaggaaatattctcggaattggacgaaatcaacgcctgtgggcatattttcacacgaagcttccggaagaccgaaggagtcacgaagtggggccacgggcgccgccacgagggcggcgcggcctctgagggccgcgcggccctgctgtgtgggccccccgtgaagcctcttgacctgcccttccgcctacttaaagccttcgtcgcgaaacccccagtaccgagagccacgatacagaaaaccttccagagacgccgccgccgccaatcccatctcgggggattcaggagatcgcctccggcaccctgccggagaggggaatcatctcccggaggactcttcaccgccatggtcgcctccggagtgatgagtgagtagttcacccctggactatgggtccatagcagtagctagatggtcgtcttctcctaattgtgctatcattgttggatcttgtgagctgcctaacatgatcaagatcatctatctgtaatgctatatgttgtgtttgttgggatccgatgaatagagaatactatgctatgttgattatcaatatattatctatgtgttgtttatgatcttgcatgctctccgttgctagtagaggctctggccaagttgatacttgtaactccaagagggagtatttatgctcgatagtgggttcatgtctccattaaatctgggggagtgacaacaacccctaaggttgtggatgtgctgttgccactagggataaaacatcaatgctatgtctaaggatatattcgttgattacattacgcaccatacttaatgcaattgtttgttgtttgcaacttaatactggagggggttcggatgataacctgaaggtggactttttaggcatagatgcatgctggatagcggtctacgtactttgtcgtaatgcccaattaaatctcacaatattcatcataacatgtatgtgcatggtcatgccctctttatttgtcaattgcccaactgtaatttgttcacccaacatgctatttattttatgggagagacacctctagtgaactgtcgaccccggtccattcttttaatcgaatacaatctactgcaatacttgttctactgttttctgcaaacaatcatcatccacactatacatctaattctttgttacagcaagccggtgagatttacaacctcactgtcacgttggggcaaagtaatttggttgtgttgtgcaggttccacgttggcgccgtaatccctggtgttgcgccgcactacactccgccgccatcaaccttcaacgtgcttcttggctcctactggttcgataaaccttggtttcttactgagggaaaacttgccgctgtacgcatcacaccttcctcttggggttcccaacggacgcgtgctgtacgcgtatcaagatctttttctggcgccgttgccggggagatcaagacacgctgcaaggggagtctccacctccaatctctttactttgtttttgtcttgctttaattttatttagtactttgtttgctgcactaaatcaaaacacaaaaaaattagttgctagttttactttatttactatcttgttctccatattaaaaacacaaaaaaattagttacttgcatttactttatctagtttgctttatttactattgctaaaatgggtactcctgaaaatactaagttgtgtgacttcacaaccacaaataataataatttcttatgcacacctattgctccacctgctactacagcagaattttttgaaattaaacctgctttactgaatcttgttatgcgagagcaattttctggtgttagttctgatgatgctgctgcccatcttaataattttgttgaattatgtgaaatgcaaaagtataaggatgtagatggtgacattataaaattaaaattgtttcctttctcattaagagggagagctaaatattggttgctatctctgcctaagaatagtattgattcatggactaaatgcaaggatgcttttattggtagatattatcctcctgctaaaattat encodes:
- the LOC127300269 gene encoding aspartate--tRNA ligase 2, cytoplasmic, which codes for MSSEPPPASATASTEELSADLSAATISKKQLNKEARKAAKAAKADKAGKADKPQAEEADPFAANYGDVPVEEIQSKAVSGRAWTDVGDLDEAAAGRSVLIRGSAQLFRPVSKKMAFVVLRQCMSTVQCVLVASADAGVSTQMVRFATSLSKESIVDVEGVVSIPKEPLKATTQQVEIQVRKVYCINRAIPTLPINLEDAARSEAEFEKAEQTGEKLVRVLQDTRLNYRSIDLRTPANQAIFRIQSQVENKFREYLASKDFIGIHSPKLISGSSEGGAAVFKLQYNGQPACLAQSPQLYKQMAICGGFGRVFEVGPVFRAENSNTHRHLCEFMGLDAEMEIKEHYFEVCDIIDGLFVAIFKHLNENCKRELETINRQYPFEPLKYLEKTLKLTYAEGIQMLKEAGTEIDPMGDLNTESEKKLGRLVKEKYGTEFFILYRYPLAVRPFYTMPCYDDPAYSNSFDVFIRGEEIISGAQRVHTPELLRKRAIECGIDANTISSYIESFSYGAPPHGGFGVGLERVVMLFCALNNIRKTSLFPRDPQRLTP